A window from Listeria seeligeri serovar 1/2b str. SLCC3954 encodes these proteins:
- a CDS encoding phage tail spike protein, protein MHTITIKNESEIIVIHSKKSESKLLAGTIKKGINSIDSFSFTISKSNPGYEKLFELKTLVTVYDSNKSENVFEGRVLSAYESMNEQGSFKKEIVCESELGYLNDSVQRHGEYHNITPAKFLSIILDTHNKQTEQEKHFFVGSVTVQDSNDAIYKYISYDKTFATIQEKLLKVLGGEIQIRKSSTGKRYLDWLVEIGEKKTTEIKLKKNLKAIKRTPDATEIISRLVPLGTTLDTQGATDASQRRLDIKNVNDGKDYLDDQKAIEIFGIVEGTVIWNDVTKEQNLLAKGKEELKNNNRIKMKTEITALDLALINLEIESFEVHNYYPVANPVMNIDDDLRVVEKTTDILNPHRSSLALGDKLQKLTSYQADMNKSKKQVYELESVISTQNTRINTLNTNLSQTQSALESFENALSEADTTKLKEALNALKIAVEAYQIETDEKILSIEEKTSNLERQQNINNAAIIALQAEIVAMKNK, encoded by the coding sequence ATGCACACTATAACAATTAAAAACGAAAGCGAGATTATTGTTATACATTCGAAAAAAAGCGAAAGTAAGTTGCTTGCGGGAACAATCAAAAAAGGAATCAATAGCATTGACTCCTTTTCTTTTACAATCTCAAAATCCAATCCCGGTTACGAAAAATTATTCGAATTAAAAACGCTTGTTACTGTTTATGATTCGAATAAATCCGAAAATGTTTTCGAGGGGCGCGTATTATCCGCGTATGAATCTATGAACGAGCAAGGAAGTTTCAAAAAAGAAATTGTTTGCGAAAGCGAACTAGGTTATTTGAATGATAGCGTGCAACGGCACGGCGAGTATCACAACATCACCCCAGCGAAGTTTTTAAGCATTATTTTAGACACGCACAACAAACAAACTGAACAAGAAAAACATTTTTTCGTCGGCAGTGTGACGGTTCAAGATTCAAATGACGCTATTTACAAATATATTTCATATGATAAAACATTTGCAACAATTCAAGAAAAACTATTAAAAGTTTTAGGTGGAGAAATTCAAATAAGAAAAAGTTCTACCGGAAAACGCTACTTGGATTGGCTCGTTGAAATCGGCGAAAAGAAAACAACAGAAATCAAGTTAAAAAAAAATCTCAAGGCTATCAAACGCACGCCAGACGCGACGGAAATTATATCTCGGCTTGTTCCTTTGGGTACTACGCTAGATACCCAAGGCGCCACGGACGCGAGTCAAAGGCGGCTAGATATAAAAAATGTGAATGATGGAAAAGACTATCTCGATGATCAAAAAGCAATCGAAATTTTTGGGATAGTCGAAGGTACGGTAATTTGGAACGATGTGACGAAAGAACAAAATTTATTAGCGAAAGGCAAAGAAGAACTAAAGAATAATAATCGCATCAAAATGAAGACGGAAATAACCGCATTGGATTTAGCGCTAATTAACTTAGAAATCGAAAGTTTCGAAGTTCATAATTATTACCCGGTCGCCAATCCCGTGATGAATATTGATGATGATTTAAGAGTAGTCGAAAAAACAACAGATATTTTAAATCCGCATCGCTCTTCATTAGCCTTAGGCGATAAACTTCAAAAATTGACATCTTATCAAGCGGACATGAATAAGTCGAAAAAACAAGTATATGAGTTAGAAAGTGTTATTTCTACACAGAATACTAGAATAAACACATTAAATACTAACTTATCACAAACGCAGTCGGCACTAGAATCATTCGAAAATGCTTTAAGTGAAGCAGATACAACGAAATTAAAAGAAGCTTTAAACGCGCTTAAAATCGCTGTAGAAGCATATCAAATTGAAACAGATGAAAAAATATTATCAATTGAAGAAAAAACATCGAATTTAGAACGGCAACAAAATATTAATAATGCGGCAATAATCGCATTGCAAGCGGAAATAGTTGCAATGAAGAATAAATAG
- a CDS encoding phage tail tape measure protein, giving the protein MTTSGINLAPLQTEMVIDISDMTKSLTKIKKDSNSTVEDITKEFGKMENVSNDLSAASKDMSKDMSKSLNNIANDTNSAAVDVSKDFDKLENAEDDLSQNGKKTESVFKKIFNEIKKGASNMGDDVKNSFEKVGKAGESVSNAGGKMTKGVTVPIMAVGAAAFKSAVDVESASSKMQAAMGLTEAEAESLEDVAVRVWENGWGESLDAVSLAIVNVSQQLKGITGDELQQATEKALMLEQVFNMDMSETLRGVNALMQAYGISSEKAFDYITVGAQNGLNKTDELGDNLSEYAPLFEESGYSADEMFNVLQRGLNAGAYNLDKVNDLVKEFGIRISDGNVKKAVTDLGGGFEKIFAEWEKGGGTSKELFQSLTKEIAGLETEQEKAAAISAIFGSQGEDAGIKVVEAMGGVTNAYRDVSGAADEAGKAASDNLGTEFQSLLRETAQALAPIGEELLKVARDILPGLIEKVKGIADVIASLPPELLENIIVLGGALAAIGPILMMLGSVITTVSTAGMALSTVAGAIGVSIGAIMWPITLVIAGLVAFGVAIATNFAGIRDTIGQLLDSVMALVQIFINSFMAFWNSWGGLITQTVRYAFEFIAAFIKGVLGVISGFVKIFSGVLTGDWNKIWEGVKQILSSVGNALKTMFNSILRGLLNLLIGIGVKLWNAAKNSFQKIIDGAKEKWNSLTSWFEKAKEDPVTAILSIGKSMLEAGSDIVNSILDGAKSAWEGVQAWFDDSVQWIKDTVKFWDDESEKVEKKKSKASKGKKAKKDGSHFNGLSYVPFDGYNARLHKGERVLTAEENKGYTQGQVANSDSVETNVGRPVYLQVDGRTFAELFGDFFDDANGNRVNLTERGLV; this is encoded by the coding sequence ATGACAACAAGCGGCATAAATTTAGCACCTTTGCAGACTGAAATGGTCATAGATATATCAGATATGACTAAATCATTAACGAAAATTAAAAAAGATTCTAATTCAACCGTTGAAGACATTACTAAAGAATTCGGGAAAATGGAAAACGTTAGTAATGATTTATCAGCGGCCAGCAAAGACATGTCTAAGGATATGTCTAAATCACTTAATAACATCGCTAACGATACTAATTCGGCGGCCGTCGACGTCTCGAAAGATTTCGACAAGTTAGAAAATGCCGAAGACGACTTATCTCAAAACGGAAAGAAAACAGAAAGTGTTTTCAAGAAAATTTTTAACGAAATAAAAAAAGGTGCCTCGAATATGGGGGACGACGTTAAGAATAGTTTTGAAAAAGTCGGCAAGGCTGGCGAAAGCGTGTCGAATGCAGGCGGAAAAATGACGAAAGGTGTCACCGTGCCTATCATGGCCGTGGGAGCGGCGGCATTCAAGTCGGCGGTCGATGTCGAGAGCGCTTCTAGTAAAATGCAAGCGGCGATGGGGCTAACGGAAGCAGAAGCGGAATCGTTAGAAGATGTTGCTGTAAGAGTTTGGGAAAATGGCTGGGGCGAAAGTTTAGATGCCGTTTCTCTCGCTATCGTTAATGTATCGCAACAGCTAAAAGGTATTACAGGAGACGAATTACAACAAGCGACAGAAAAAGCGTTGATGTTAGAACAAGTCTTTAACATGGACATGTCCGAGACTTTAAGGGGCGTCAATGCCCTAATGCAAGCCTATGGTATATCTAGCGAAAAAGCATTCGATTACATCACTGTAGGCGCCCAAAACGGCTTAAATAAAACTGACGAACTAGGCGACAATCTATCGGAGTACGCACCGCTTTTTGAAGAAAGCGGATACTCCGCTGATGAAATGTTTAACGTCTTGCAAAGGGGTTTAAATGCAGGGGCTTATAATTTAGATAAAGTCAATGATTTAGTGAAAGAGTTTGGCATCCGAATCAGTGATGGCAATGTGAAGAAAGCTGTAACTGACTTAGGCGGCGGATTTGAAAAGATTTTCGCCGAGTGGGAAAAAGGCGGCGGCACTAGCAAAGAACTTTTTCAATCTCTAACAAAAGAAATTGCTGGATTAGAGACGGAACAAGAAAAGGCGGCGGCTATATCGGCCATTTTTGGTTCGCAGGGCGAGGATGCAGGAATTAAAGTAGTTGAAGCGATGGGCGGAGTCACAAACGCTTACCGCGACGTCTCCGGTGCGGCCGATGAAGCGGGAAAGGCGGCATCTGACAACTTAGGCACGGAATTCCAATCACTTTTAAGAGAAACGGCACAGGCTTTAGCGCCGATTGGCGAAGAACTGTTAAAAGTTGCTAGAGATATATTACCAGGCTTAATCGAAAAAGTGAAAGGAATAGCGGATGTTATCGCGAGCTTACCGCCCGAACTGCTCGAGAACATTATTGTGCTTGGTGGAGCATTGGCCGCGATTGGTCCAATTTTGATGATGTTAGGAAGTGTCATTACAACAGTATCGACGGCCGGAATGGCTTTAAGTACTGTTGCGGGCGCGATTGGTGTTAGCATTGGTGCTATTATGTGGCCTATCACGTTAGTAATTGCTGGACTTGTTGCTTTTGGTGTAGCAATCGCAACGAATTTCGCAGGCATTCGCGATACAATCGGTCAATTGCTAGACTCTGTTATGGCACTGGTTCAAATTTTCATTAATTCGTTTATGGCGTTTTGGAACAGCTGGGGCGGATTGATAACGCAAACTGTACGTTATGCGTTCGAATTTATCGCGGCATTTATCAAAGGCGTTTTAGGTGTTATAAGCGGATTTGTAAAAATATTTTCAGGAGTATTGACAGGCGACTGGAATAAAATTTGGGAGGGTGTTAAGCAAATTTTATCTTCTGTTGGCAACGCGCTTAAAACTATGTTCAATTCGATTTTAAGAGGACTTTTGAATTTACTAATCGGCATCGGCGTCAAGTTATGGAATGCCGCTAAAAATTCCTTTCAAAAAATTATCGACGGAGCTAAGGAAAAATGGAATAGTCTGACTAGTTGGTTTGAAAAAGCGAAAGAAGACCCAGTGACCGCTATTTTATCTATCGGGAAAAGTATGCTTGAAGCTGGTTCTGATATTGTTAATTCTATCTTAGATGGTGCGAAAAGCGCTTGGGAAGGCGTCCAAGCTTGGTTCGATGATTCAGTGCAATGGATAAAGGACACTGTCAAGTTCTGGGATGATGAAAGTGAAAAGGTTGAAAAGAAAAAAAGTAAAGCAAGTAAAGGTAAAAAAGCAAAAAAAGACGGTTCTCATTTCAACGGGCTTTCTTACGTGCCTTTTGATGGCTACAATGCGCGTCTACACAAAGGCGAGCGCGTTCTTACAGCGGAAGAAAATAAAGGTTACACACAAGGGCAAGTGGCTAACTCCGATAGTGTAGAAACAAATGTGGGTCGTCCGGTATATTTGCAAGTTGATGGCAGAACTTTCGCGGAACTTTTCGGTGACTTCTTTGACGACGCGAACGGCAACAGAGTTAATTTAACAGAAAGGGGACTTGTCTAA
- a CDS encoding phage head-tail connector protein gives MEIPDGLKAKVLRRLPDFEASGGDTLLLDDIIEEACEDTLSETNQTEISSSMESIVIDIAVIKYNRVGTEGLASDSQGGVSNSYLNEYPESLKRKIAKHRKMKGL, from the coding sequence ATGGAAATTCCAGATGGATTAAAAGCGAAAGTGTTGCGCCGTTTGCCTGATTTCGAAGCAAGCGGCGGTGACACGTTGCTGTTAGACGACATTATAGAAGAAGCTTGCGAAGATACGTTAAGCGAAACAAATCAAACAGAAATAAGCTCTTCAATGGAAAGCATTGTTATTGATATTGCGGTTATTAAATATAATCGCGTTGGCACTGAGGGCCTTGCATCTGATTCGCAAGGAGGGGTATCGAATAGCTATTTAAATGAATACCCCGAGTCATTAAAGCGAAAAATAGCAAAACATAGAAAAATGAAAGGACTGTAA
- a CDS encoding DUF4355 domain-containing protein, giving the protein MYKSYIHSILNHAKFSPDLGGEGGPANPAEPAEPAEPAETAEPADSVEPGQKFFTQKELDNIITERLNREKKAQEIEIEKRERLAKMTAEERASEELKNRLAELEGYKAKAERADAVKKATKTLTDYGIPTAFAEYVADADEETTMLNVKDFKAVWDAEKQAAVKAALAGDTPKKPGQAKAPEVDSFLAEFSKY; this is encoded by the coding sequence ATGTATAAAAGTTACATTCATTCAATTTTAAATCACGCTAAATTTTCGCCGGACTTAGGTGGAGAGGGCGGACCGGCAAACCCGGCAGAACCAGCAGAACCAGCAGAACCGGCAGAAACAGCAGAACCAGCGGACTCGGTAGAACCGGGACAAAAATTTTTCACGCAAAAAGAACTAGATAACATCATCACAGAGCGTTTAAATCGCGAAAAAAAAGCGCAAGAAATCGAAATCGAAAAACGCGAACGACTTGCGAAGATGACAGCGGAAGAAAGAGCGAGCGAGGAATTGAAGAACCGTCTAGCTGAGTTAGAGGGGTACAAAGCGAAAGCTGAACGTGCTGACGCTGTTAAAAAAGCAACTAAAACACTGACGGATTACGGTATTCCTACGGCTTTCGCGGAATATGTCGCTGATGCTGACGAAGAAACAACAATGCTTAATGTAAAAGATTTTAAAGCGGTTTGGGACGCTGAAAAACAAGCGGCGGTCAAGGCCGCACTTGCAGGGGACACCCCAAAGAAACCGGGACAAGCTAAAGCCCCGGAAGTAGACAGCTTTTTAGCTGAATTTAGCAAATACTAA
- a CDS encoding minor capsid protein, producing MESNDKLAKKLSKPLHELYNENEKKTNKHLAIYEQAQKEIEIEILHMYQKVNQPNPMMSDLYHLGHLEALEKQINSVITSLRESETSYITQIAKQAVKRGLSITANELEITFSMLNEKAINQIIKEPWSGANFSKRIWKNTSELEFALNESLTNGIIQGRSVTDITKDIAKRMDVSVEQSRALVRTEYMHALNEGQKEGYKKAGIEEVDWYTTDDERTCKVCGKLHKKRFDIEEAPPCPGHTNCRCTYIPVIKI from the coding sequence ATGGAAAGTAATGACAAATTAGCGAAAAAGCTATCTAAACCACTTCACGAGCTGTATAACGAGAATGAAAAGAAGACGAATAAACATCTGGCAATATACGAACAAGCGCAAAAGGAAATTGAAATCGAAATATTGCACATGTATCAGAAAGTAAATCAGCCTAATCCGATGATGTCGGACCTTTATCACTTAGGGCATTTAGAAGCTTTAGAAAAGCAAATAAATAGCGTGATAACGAGCTTAAGAGAGTCTGAAACGAGTTATATCACGCAAATAGCAAAACAAGCTGTTAAGCGAGGCCTGTCCATCACAGCAAACGAATTAGAAATAACGTTTTCTATGCTGAACGAAAAAGCAATTAATCAAATCATTAAAGAGCCTTGGAGTGGCGCAAATTTCAGTAAGCGAATATGGAAAAACACCTCAGAACTAGAATTCGCGTTAAATGAGTCGTTGACGAACGGAATTATACAAGGTCGTTCAGTCACCGACATCACAAAAGATATAGCGAAGCGCATGGATGTATCAGTAGAACAGTCTAGAGCGCTTGTGCGCACGGAATACATGCACGCACTTAACGAAGGGCAAAAAGAAGGTTATAAAAAAGCAGGTATTGAAGAAGTCGACTGGTATACGACTGATGACGAACGCACTTGCAAGGTTTGCGGAAAACTACACAAAAAAAGATTCGACATAGAAGAAGCTCCACCGTGCCCGGGTCATACCAATTGCCGATGTACGTATATACCAGTAATAAAAATATAA
- a CDS encoding phage portal protein encodes MLTFDEAVELYNNNAEERERLDKLRRYYDAEHDILKKENRGAKEDAKIVNNYPGYIATITTGHFMGNPVEYSGIDDNEDVSYILKRNFEPSVNSDLALDMAIYGVAYELDYYDENGDFCFDSVDPRNVIVLTDGRIRERVTDALIFDERLNKDNEIVVTMSVYDDVGQTQYIYEKGKDAETNVSEMGISEGTKPHQLNRCPIIQYKNNKSAKGDFEKVLTEVDGYDVAVSTSIDDLTDFTDAYLKIINMSEASGEDIEAAKKAGAFKVDGDGDVDWLIKQVNDAYAQNTKNRLNSDIHKFSFVPDMSDENFANNASGVAMKYKLLSLEQARQEKEKSFRKGLFKRFENIADYLGKTAGSFDVYDLNVKFSASLPQNVVEMAQVARDTAGTLSQRSRIAMIPGVDPAAELEQIQLEKEEAMDNQMNLVPDIDEEDEKQDLEEVDEETNEDDEEKKKKVAEENGK; translated from the coding sequence ATGCTAACATTTGATGAAGCGGTAGAACTATATAATAACAACGCAGAAGAACGCGAGCGGCTGGATAAATTACGGAGATACTACGACGCTGAACATGACATACTAAAAAAAGAAAATCGCGGCGCAAAAGAGGACGCCAAAATAGTCAATAACTATCCGGGATATATCGCAACTATAACAACAGGTCACTTTATGGGGAACCCGGTGGAGTATTCTGGCATTGATGATAATGAAGATGTTAGTTACATTTTAAAAAGGAATTTCGAGCCTTCTGTTAACAGTGATTTAGCTCTAGACATGGCAATTTACGGCGTTGCTTATGAGTTAGACTACTACGACGAAAATGGGGATTTCTGTTTCGATTCAGTCGACCCTAGAAACGTTATTGTATTAACTGACGGGCGAATAAGAGAGCGCGTAACTGACGCGCTTATTTTTGATGAAAGGTTGAACAAAGATAATGAAATAGTTGTGACGATGTCCGTATATGACGACGTAGGACAAACTCAATACATTTACGAAAAAGGCAAAGATGCAGAAACAAACGTAAGTGAAATGGGGATTTCAGAAGGAACTAAGCCGCATCAATTAAATAGATGTCCAATCATTCAGTACAAGAATAACAAAAGCGCGAAAGGTGATTTTGAAAAAGTATTGACGGAGGTTGATGGTTACGACGTTGCTGTTTCGACCTCAATAGATGACTTGACCGATTTCACTGACGCTTATTTGAAAATAATTAACATGTCCGAAGCGAGCGGCGAGGACATAGAAGCGGCAAAAAAAGCGGGTGCTTTCAAGGTTGACGGCGACGGTGATGTGGACTGGTTAATTAAGCAAGTCAATGACGCATATGCGCAAAACACTAAAAATAGACTCAATTCAGATATTCACAAATTCTCATTTGTTCCGGACATGTCCGATGAAAATTTTGCTAATAACGCGTCAGGCGTAGCAATGAAGTACAAATTACTATCATTAGAACAAGCTAGGCAAGAAAAAGAAAAGAGCTTCCGAAAAGGCTTATTTAAGCGCTTTGAAAACATTGCGGATTACCTCGGTAAAACGGCTGGTTCTTTTGATGTTTACGATTTAAATGTCAAATTTAGCGCTAGTTTGCCGCAAAACGTTGTCGAAATGGCACAGGTGGCGCGCGACACGGCCGGAACGTTAAGCCAAAGAAGTAGAATCGCAATGATTCCGGGCGTTGACCCAGCGGCCGAATTAGAGCAAATACAACTAGAAAAAGAAGAAGCGATGGACAATCAAATGAATCTAGTCCCCGATATCGACGAAGAAGACGAAAAACAAGACCTTGAAGAAGTCGACGAAGAAACAAACGAAGACGATGAAGAAAAAAAGAAAAAGGTAGCTGAGGAAAATGGAAAGTAA
- a CDS encoding PBSX family phage terminase large subunit, whose protein sequence is MKNRRKKQSSFKFKPFSEKQLKVMKWWRPNSPYRDYDGIICDGAVRAGKTASMSLSYIIWALETFDNKDFGMAGKTIGSHRRNVIKPLKRMLRSRGYRVKDHRSDNMLTISFKGKTNDFYLFGGKDESSQDLIQGITLAGMFFDEVALMPKSFVEQAIARLSIDGAKQWFNCNPDSPYHWFKLEFIDGAEEKQMLVLHFTMDDNLSLSERVKERYKRSFTGIFYQRYILGLWVMAEGVIYDMFNKDKHVVKTEDRPYTRYYISCDYGTQNPFALGLWGLYDGVWYKVREYHYGGREKGIQRTDEQYFTALDDFANRLTKKVIIDPSATSFITLVRQKGWKVIKAKNDVLEGIRNVASCLGEESIKYNDCCVKTFKEFSSYIWDEKATLKGLDAPLKTNDHHMDSDRYFVNTIVKNKNKLGSISKDQLGVR, encoded by the coding sequence ATGAAGAATAGACGCAAAAAGCAATCTTCATTTAAATTCAAGCCTTTTAGTGAAAAACAATTAAAGGTCATGAAGTGGTGGCGTCCAAATAGCCCGTATCGCGACTACGACGGGATTATTTGCGATGGTGCTGTTAGAGCTGGCAAGACCGCGAGTATGTCGCTTTCATATATCATCTGGGCTTTAGAAACATTCGACAACAAAGATTTTGGTATGGCCGGGAAAACAATCGGTTCGCATAGGCGTAACGTGATTAAGCCACTCAAGAGGATGCTTAGAAGTCGGGGGTATCGGGTTAAAGACCACCGCTCGGACAATATGCTGACAATAAGCTTTAAAGGTAAAACAAACGACTTTTATTTATTCGGCGGCAAAGATGAGTCGAGTCAAGACTTAATACAAGGTATCACACTTGCGGGCATGTTTTTCGATGAAGTAGCTCTTATGCCTAAATCATTTGTAGAACAGGCTATAGCGCGTCTTTCCATTGATGGCGCGAAACAATGGTTTAACTGTAATCCGGATAGTCCATATCATTGGTTTAAATTAGAATTTATAGACGGCGCGGAAGAAAAGCAAATGCTAGTGTTGCACTTTACCATGGACGATAATCTTTCGCTTAGTGAGAGGGTCAAAGAGCGCTATAAGAGGTCATTCACAGGCATATTTTACCAGCGCTATATATTAGGTCTATGGGTTATGGCCGAGGGTGTTATATACGACATGTTCAATAAAGATAAGCATGTTGTAAAAACGGAAGACAGGCCTTACACGCGATACTATATTTCTTGCGATTACGGTACGCAAAACCCGTTTGCTTTGGGGCTTTGGGGACTATATGACGGCGTTTGGTACAAAGTTAGAGAATACCACTACGGAGGTCGTGAAAAAGGCATACAGCGAACAGACGAACAGTATTTCACTGCTTTAGATGATTTTGCCAACAGGTTGACGAAGAAAGTCATCATTGACCCCTCAGCGACTTCATTCATCACTTTAGTACGTCAAAAAGGCTGGAAGGTAATAAAAGCTAAAAATGATGTGCTGGAAGGTATTCGAAATGTTGCTAGCTGTTTAGGGGAAGAGTCGATAAAATACAACGATTGTTGTGTCAAGACATTCAAGGAGTTCAGTAGTTACATTTGGGACGAGAAGGCAACGCTAAAAGGCTTAGACGCGCCATTGAAAACAAATGACCACCATATGGACTCAGATAGATACTTTGTAAACACGATAGTTAAGAATAAAAATAAATTAGGGTCGATTAGCAAGGACCAGTTAGGAGTTAGATAA
- a CDS encoding DUF2786 domain-containing protein: MDNEKIIRKIKGLLNIARENGSDEEGQSALVLAQRLMLQNNISEQELGETEASSELITENDVTIHKKIHWWEERLGNIIAENFRVKMYYRTTGRKSTMVFYGIEKDLNLAKEMYLLAHETVIYYSKRFVRWHYLETGEKRNRGFTTKLKKSYIIGFLDGVDAKFREQIFALREEYEVLILMPEKVEKSFESYAENFRETERKQPQTEVTFAYISGHQDGSSIDFTKRTIKGVGN; the protein is encoded by the coding sequence ATGGATAACGAAAAAATTATAAGAAAAATAAAAGGGTTGTTAAACATTGCGAGAGAGAATGGGAGCGATGAAGAAGGTCAATCAGCGCTTGTTTTAGCGCAAAGGTTGATGCTACAAAATAATATTTCAGAACAGGAGTTAGGCGAAACGGAAGCAAGCAGTGAATTAATCACTGAAAACGACGTAACTATCCATAAAAAAATACATTGGTGGGAAGAAAGGCTAGGTAATATCATCGCGGAGAATTTTCGCGTAAAAATGTATTATCGCACGACGGGACGAAAGAGTACGATGGTTTTTTACGGAATCGAAAAAGATTTAAATTTAGCCAAAGAAATGTATTTGTTGGCTCATGAAACAGTAATTTATTATAGTAAAAGATTTGTCCGCTGGCATTATTTAGAAACCGGAGAAAAAAGAAATCGCGGTTTCACGACGAAGCTTAAAAAAAGCTACATTATAGGCTTTCTGGATGGGGTCGATGCGAAATTCAGAGAACAAATATTTGCGCTAAGGGAAGAATACGAAGTTTTAATACTAATGCCTGAGAAAGTCGAAAAATCATTCGAATCCTATGCCGAAAATTTTAGGGAAACCGAGAGAAAACAACCGCAAACGGAAGTCACGTTTGCTTATATCAGCGGTCACCAAGACGGTTCTTCAATTGACTTCACTAAACGAACTATTAAGGGTGTGGGTAATTAA
- a CDS encoding tyrosine-type recombinase/integrase yields MNNVEPIRDRDTITDIKRYLAIENERNYILFFLGISVGIRISDLLTLKKKDVKNGEFKLKEQKTGKLKQTVIPTNCMKAIRLYIAKLEDEDFLFSSQKGINKPIGRIQAWRIIKDIETRFKLPSLGTHTLRKTFGYHFYKQFNDVVTLQKIFNHKEPKETLIYIGIQQDEINLLMKKFNS; encoded by the coding sequence ATGAATAATGTTGAGCCGATTCGCGATAGAGATACGATAACGGACATCAAGCGTTATTTAGCTATCGAAAATGAGCGAAATTATATTCTTTTTTTTCTCGGCATCAGCGTTGGGATTCGCATTAGTGACTTGCTGACATTGAAAAAAAAAGACGTGAAAAACGGCGAATTTAAGTTGAAGGAACAAAAAACCGGAAAACTAAAACAAACCGTAATTCCGACTAATTGCATGAAAGCGATTCGTTTATACATCGCGAAGTTAGAAGATGAAGACTTTTTATTTTCTAGTCAAAAAGGCATAAATAAGCCAATTGGACGAATCCAAGCATGGCGAATTATTAAAGATATCGAAACGCGTTTTAAATTGCCATCTCTGGGGACGCATACCCTACGAAAAACGTTCGGATATCACTTTTACAAACAATTTAATGACGTTGTAACATTACAAAAAATATTTAATCACAAAGAACCGAAAGAAACGCTTATTTATATCGGAATTCAGCAAGACGAAATTAATTTACTGATGAAAAAATTTAATTCGTGA
- a CDS encoding sigma factor-like helix-turn-helix DNA-binding protein, translating to MSSDLDSLIWEYKIGLRHARIMQKKVKYEADETLLRGIVISMSESVKYMQTGISMLDYKRESNYEAPSIAYYSDMAFVSHLKHKYESQKSESKKISDFETALINELLNALTPRQKDIFLLVNKSGFSIKSTARMLNLKRKTVEDHLRKAEKKIEEQKKKSQLWQLMESEKNE from the coding sequence ATGTCAAGTGATTTGGATAGTTTGATTTGGGAATATAAAATCGGTTTGCGACATGCTAGAATAATGCAAAAAAAAGTCAAGTATGAAGCAGACGAAACTTTATTGAGAGGGATTGTAATAAGCATGTCCGAGTCTGTTAAATATATGCAAACAGGTATCTCTATGCTTGACTACAAAAGAGAATCGAACTACGAAGCTCCTAGCATCGCTTATTATTCTGATATGGCTTTCGTATCACATTTAAAACACAAATATGAATCGCAAAAATCAGAATCGAAAAAAATAAGTGATTTTGAAACAGCTTTGATAAACGAGCTTTTAAATGCGTTAACACCTCGACAAAAAGACATTTTTTTGCTAGTGAATAAATCCGGTTTTAGCATTAAGTCGACGGCGAGAATGTTAAATTTAAAACGAAAAACCGTCGAAGACCATTTGCGAAAAGCCGAAAAAAAAATCGAAGAACAAAAGAAAAAAAGCCAATTATGGCAGTTGATGGAGAGTGAAAAAAATGAATAA